The Sphingobium sp. JS3065 genomic sequence TGGTTGCCGGCCTCGTTCTCGAACGGCGACCAGAAGAAGGGCTGCCCCCGCCGGCCAATGAACAGCATGTGCGGATGCTCGCTGCCGAGATATTCGCCCTGCATCGGCGCGATATTGGCCGCCGTGGTCGAGAGCAGCGTGCGGAAGCGCTTGAGGCGTTCCATGTCGACAGCGAGCCCATCGGCGAGTGTCAGCGGCATGGCGGCGAGCAGACCCTGAATCTGGAGATACCGCTCGTCGGCAAGATCCCAGCCCGCAGCCTTGTAGATCGACTTCACCGCGCGTTCGTGGCGGTCACCAAGCCCGGCCGGGGAAAAGGTCGTGAGGCCATAGAAGACCCTGACCAGACGGCGGCCTTCCTGGAGTTCGGCCTGGACGTGCTGCCATTCGGCCGACTGCTCAGCCAGACGCGGCAGGAAGCGCGCGCTGCGCGTTCCCGCCAGGCTGGTCGTGCGCATGAATTTGAACCCGGCCTTGGCCGCGGCGGCTTCCTGGTCGGGGTAGACAAGGCACAGCATGGTCGCGGTGGGACAAGGAAAACGCAGCTTGTCGGTAAACAGGTCGCCGATCAGGCGTGCACACTCCCAAGGCGCCCAGCGCGGCGGCATGTTGCGCGCGCCAAAATGCCGTACATCGAAGGTGTCGGGATAGACCGTGCCGATTTCGGGCACGCCGTCGTTGAGCGCGCCGGTCGCGCGGAAGCGCTCGGTCTTGAGGTGCATCCGGTCCTCATGGACGATGAGTTCGATGTCGCGCCGGATCGCTTGGTCGGCAATCGGGTCATTGGGGTTATACGGCACGGCATCGTCCTGCGGCGCGGTGGTCGGCGATGTGAGATCGTCGATCAGCGCGATCAGGCCCTGCGGCTCGACTTCGGCGACGCCGAGATTGAGCGACTTCAGCATGGCGATGAGGCCTTCGCGGGTCTGGACCAGCTCCTCATTGGGGACAGCCTTGGCTGCCGGCACGCCCACCGAAATGATCACCTGGTGGTGACGTGCGTGGAACGGTGCGTCGTCCGAGGCCGAGTGCCAGACCATGCCATAGAGGCGGCGTGCCCGGTGGCGGGCGATGGCCTCATAAACGCCGCCCTGGAGATAGCGCGGCGCAAACCACGGAGCGATGATCCGGCTGATGCGCGGGGATGCAAGGTGCAGGACCTGGAGGCAGGCTCCCGGCGGCAGTCCTTCGGAGAAGAACTGCCCCAGGATTTCGCCGGTGCGCTCGTCGGCGCCAATGAGCGGCGTGACCGCCAGGACGAAGCCCTTCGATCGTGCGTTCACATAGAGCCGGCTCTGCGGGTCATAAACCCGGTAGGGTAGCCAGTCCGACAGCATGTCGAGCATCAGCCGCGGACGCGCGTCCTCGGCATGTTCGGCGTCGCCAAGCAGCCCGGTCAGCAGCCGGTCGCACAGGGTTCCGATCGAGACGGCCATCACTTCTTCCCTTCAGGAGATGCGTCCGCAGCCTTGCTGACGGGACCGGCTGCGCTGTTGTCCGGCGCGCTTTCCTGGGCCTTGGCCTTTTTCGTCTTCGCGGCCGCGAGTGCTTCGAGGCTCGGGAACTGCAGGCCGGGCAGGGAAGAGTGTGGCCGAGGGGTCCGATCATGCGGGGGAGAGGACATGTCGAACCCCTCGACCGCCGGTGCCTGAGCACCGGCGATTGCCTCGGCCGCTGTGGAGGGGAGGGCCAGCGGCGAGGCAAGCGGGAAGGGGGAAGTGTCGCCGGTTATCAGCGGCGCATTGGTGTCGGCGGTGCCATCCGGGGTGATGGGGGCCGGGCTCGAAGTATCGGCATCGGAGGCAGCATTCTGCGCGGCTTTCAGTTGCTTGCGCAGCTGACGCATCAGCTCGGGTGCTTCCGCGCCGTCCTTGCGCCGCAGCGCACCGGCCCATTGCGGGTTTTCGACAACCGCCCAGGCCACGGCTTCGTCGTGGAGCGTGCCGGCTTCATCGACATGCGCGGGAAACACGATGCGGATCGTGCGCTCGGCCGTGCGGGCCACATCGCCGCTCGCGATCCCGGCGCGCACCCGTGCCGTCTCAAAGCCGGTGGACGGCAAGTGCCCGAGTTCGGCGGTCGCGCGCTGGTCGATCACATGGGAGGGTGCGCAATCGCCCTTGGGCGCGCGGCAGGTGAAGTCGCCTTCGATGTTGGTGCCGAGGCCCACGCAGCCGCTCGAGACGAGGACAAGCGCGGCGAGCGGGACGAAACGGACGTGGGAAGTCATGGCGATCAGCCTTTCGGGTTGGACGGCGCGGCCGTCAGGAAGGCGCGAAGCGCAGCGGCCGGGCGGTAGCCCTCGATCACCGCGCCATCGGACGGGCGAACGATGACGGGTGTCCCGCCGAAGCCGTGTGCCTTGGCAAAGGCCTCGTTGGCATCGAGCCCGCTGGTGTCGCAGGGCCCCGGTTTAGCGAGGGCGAGGCCCGAGTAGGCTGCGTTCAGCGCCACTTCGGGACGCGGTGAACACAGCACCCGCTCGGAGTCCTTGCGGCTTTGTGCGCCGAAGATCGAAATCGGGCGTTCCTCCACCCGCGCGCCGATCGCCCTCAGCTCCTCCTTCAACTTCTTGCAGTAGCTGCAGTGGAAGTCGGAGAAGACCACGACCCGGGGGCCGTTCGCCGGTCCCCAGTGGATCGCGCCATTGGCGGGAAGTCCGGCGAGCGAGACCGTTTTGGGTGCCGCCGGTCGCTGCGGCGGAGCCTCGTCGCTGTCGCCTTGGCGCCGCGCGGCCCCCGCCGCGAGCAGGTCGGGGTTGAGCGCGAGAAGCCGCGCTGCCGTGAGATCCTGGCGCGCCTCCATGTCGTAGATGCGCCCGATCACAAGATACTTGGCGTGGGCATCGACGTAAAAGAGCGTCGACTTCGAGGCGACCTCGCACAGGCCGCCAAGCCCTGAGCAGTTGATCGCATCGATCGGCGTCTTGGGCAGCCGGAGCTTCAGCGCAGCGCGTACCTTGGCAAGGTCGGGCGCGGTATTGGCAGGGCTCGCGAGATGTGCCGCGCCCCAGCCGGTTCCCGCCGAAAGCGTGGTCAGTGCGACAAGGCCGAGTGCAACTCTTGCCCAGCGGCGGGGCCGCGTTTGCGTTTCTTCGATCATTGGGAATTCCTCACATAGACGCCGTCCAGGAAGACGATCTCGACATCGATGCCGGTCGGCATCTCGACGACGGGCTGGTATTGTTCAGCCCGCTCGATCAGGTATTTGCTGACCGTATCGGCGGCATCGGCCGCGCCCTGCCCGAGGCCGCCGCCGAGAATGTCTCCGGGCGAGAGCTTCGAGCGGGTGCCATCGGCATTGGTGGTGACGCCTGAAAACGTGCTGTTGGCATTGGCGGAGAACCCCCGCCCGAAGCCGCCGACGATGCCGGCGAGCAGCGCCTGGGTGACCAGATTGCCTTCGCGGCTGACGACGCGGCCGCGCACCCCCGACTTGCCGGCAAAGCTGATGAAGCCCTTGACCTCGGAGACCGCGACGCGGCCGCCCGGCTGGTCGCAGGTCATGCGGGCCAGCTTCACATAGACCTTCTCCGATGAGAGATCGCCGCGCGCGGCTCCGTTGACGATGCAGCCCTGGATACGGGTGGTGAGCACCTTGCCGTTCTGCAGGACCGAGCGTGCCGCACCGGTGATCCGCAGGACCACCGGCAGCGGGTCGGTCTGGCTCGCAACCCCTGCCGAGGCATCGACGCCGACAATGACACGCGCCGAGGCATAGGAGTTGGGGGGCAGGAAGTCGGGCGAGTCCTCGACCACCAGCGGCGGGGCGTCGGGCCGCGATACCTTGAGACCGGCAGCATTGCCCTTGTCCCCGGTAAAGCTCATCAGCTTCACTTCTCCGGGTGCGGCACTGTCGGGCGGACTGGCAGCCTGGCCGCCGAGCCCCGGCGGAACCGGCGCACGGCCGCGTGCATCGTAGCCTCCCGCC encodes the following:
- a CDS encoding DsbC family protein: MIEETQTRPRRWARVALGLVALTTLSAGTGWGAAHLASPANTAPDLAKVRAALKLRLPKTPIDAINCSGLGGLCEVASKSTLFYVDAHAKYLVIGRIYDMEARQDLTAARLLALNPDLLAAGAARRQGDSDEAPPQRPAAPKTVSLAGLPANGAIHWGPANGPRVVVFSDFHCSYCKKLKEELRAIGARVEERPISIFGAQSRKDSERVLCSPRPEVALNAAYSGLALAKPGPCDTSGLDANEAFAKAHGFGGTPVIVRPSDGAVIEGYRPAAALRAFLTAAPSNPKG
- a CDS encoding conjugal transfer protein TraV; protein product: MTSHVRFVPLAALVLVSSGCVGLGTNIEGDFTCRAPKGDCAPSHVIDQRATAELGHLPSTGFETARVRAGIASGDVARTAERTIRIVFPAHVDEAGTLHDEAVAWAVVENPQWAGALRRKDGAEAPELMRQLRKQLKAAQNAASDADTSSPAPITPDGTADTNAPLITGDTSPFPLASPLALPSTAAEAIAGAQAPAVEGFDMSSPPHDRTPRPHSSLPGLQFPSLEALAAAKTKKAKAQESAPDNSAAGPVSKAADASPEGKK
- the traC gene encoding type IV secretion system protein TraC; protein product: MAVSIGTLCDRLLTGLLGDAEHAEDARPRLMLDMLSDWLPYRVYDPQSRLYVNARSKGFVLAVTPLIGADERTGEILGQFFSEGLPPGACLQVLHLASPRISRIIAPWFAPRYLQGGVYEAIARHRARRLYGMVWHSASDDAPFHARHHQVIISVGVPAAKAVPNEELVQTREGLIAMLKSLNLGVAEVEPQGLIALIDDLTSPTTAPQDDAVPYNPNDPIADQAIRRDIELIVHEDRMHLKTERFRATGALNDGVPEIGTVYPDTFDVRHFGARNMPPRWAPWECARLIGDLFTDKLRFPCPTATMLCLVYPDQEAAAAKAGFKFMRTTSLAGTRSARFLPRLAEQSAEWQHVQAELQEGRRLVRVFYGLTTFSPAGLGDRHERAVKSIYKAAGWDLADERYLQIQGLLAAMPLTLADGLAVDMERLKRFRTLLSTTAANIAPMQGEYLGSEHPHMLFIGRRGQPFFWSPFENEAGNHNVAICGKSGSGKSVLLQEMCAALRGAGAKVVVIDDGRSFEHSVKLQGGRFVEFTMKAGFCLNPFSMIDAARADEDDDYRLDCFGMVKAIVGQMARHSAALTDTERGLIDRAVNTVWSELGTQATITAIGEALASSGHDTAADLATALGPFMAGGTYGAFFEGQASLDLTSDFTVFEMSDLAAREELRSVVLSAIMFMTSQAMTRSPRSVRKLLLIDEAWSMLKGGSMGEFVETYARTCRKYGGALATATQSLNDYYKSDGATAALENSDWMLILQQKPETIADFKASKRLDMDDRTETLIRSLKRQGNSYSEVFIKGPETETIGRLVLDDYSATLFSSSPQTFAAIDAEIARGHQLADAIERIAFPDHD
- a CDS encoding TrbI/VirB10 family protein encodes the protein MTDTNREAASPETGAQPDEHEGSNLVRLNARTARRQQLLLAGVGAVLLVGGSWFIFGSDDPKQDGKAGGGETIDTAGLVNRDLSQREFVAVYGNRLDAVSREQKALKDAQLPREQVEAELAALKAENQAMRTDGQAAIDAITAENTRLKEQATAGPAAPQPAAPLPAYGPQAGGYDARGRAPVPPGLGGQAASPPDSAAPGEVKLMSFTGDKGNAAGLKVSRPDAPPLVVEDSPDFLPPNSYASARVIVGVDASAGVASQTDPLPVVLRITGAARSVLQNGKVLTTRIQGCIVNGAARGDLSSEKVYVKLARMTCDQPGGRVAVSEVKGFISFAGKSGVRGRVVSREGNLVTQALLAGIVGGFGRGFSANANSTFSGVTTNADGTRSKLSPGDILGGGLGQGAADAADTVSKYLIERAEQYQPVVEMPTGIDVEIVFLDGVYVRNSQ